A stretch of Labrus mixtus chromosome 7, fLabMix1.1, whole genome shotgun sequence DNA encodes these proteins:
- the fmoda gene encoding fibromodulin a, giving the protein MARQKGEQGGKESFSPSVCLSPLQSCVRSEREGTRRASLSDQITVKICLTVTMRVIIIFLLSGLLPPSLAHGQDPFAWLYGRRSEGHYIGSLQADSACPDECDCPPTFPVAMYCDGRGLTAMPTISSRIKYLYLQNNAITAVPDSAFVNATNLVWLMMHHNQLTSEAIGKKAFLKLEALERLYLQHNNLSSIPSNLPRSLRDLRINHNKIEKVTAVDVEGMDNLTILYLHDNAVTDMGTSLKALISLTLLDISSNKLTKVPEGLPEHLHQLYLESNSIDSLPEGFLGSFTQLQYVRIAHNQLTDKGIPPNTFNVTGLVELDLSFNKLERIPPVSTTLLHLYLQANQIKEFTLGSFCSIMDVTNFSKLQTLRLDGNEIGRQDIPSESSVCLRQASSIEV; this is encoded by the exons ATGGCAAGACAGAAAGGAGAGCAGGGAGGGAAGGAAAGTTTTTCACCAAGTGTTTGTCTTAGTCCCCTCCAGTCCTGTGTACGctctgagagagagggaacaaggAGGGCCAGTCTCTCTGATCAG ATAACAGTGAAGATTTGTCTGACTGTGACCATGCGTGTGATTATTATCTTCCTCTTGTCTGGCCTGCTTCCACCTTCTCTCGCCCATGGACAGGACCCCTTTGCCTGGTTGTATGGCCGGCGAAGCGAAGGACATTATATTGGCTCTCTGCAGGCAGACTCTGCGTGTCCAGATGAGTGTGACTGCCCACCCACCTTCCCAGTCGCCATGTACTGTGATGGGCGGGGCCTGACAGCCATGCCAACCATTTCCTCCCGTATAAAGTATTTGTACCTCCAGAACAATGCCATTACAGCTGTGCCCGACTCAGCTTTTGTCAATGCAACCAATCTGGTGTGGCTCATGATGCACCACAACCAACTGACATCTGAGGCCATTGGCAAGAAG GCCTTTCTGAAGCTGGAGGCATTAGAGCGCTTATATCTACAACACAACAATTTAAGCAGCATTCCTTCAAACCTCCCCCGCTCCCTGAGAGACCTGAGAATCAACCACAACAAAATTGAAAAG GTTACAGCTGTAGATGTGGAGGGAATGGATAACCTCACTATCCTGTATCTCCATGACAACGCTGTCACGGATATGGGCACATCACTGAAGGCGCTGATATCTCTCACACTGCTGGACATCAGTAGCAACAAGTTGACAAAG GTCCCAGAGGGTCTCCCCGAACATCTGCATCAACTCTACCTGGAGTCCAACTCCATTGATTCTCTTCCAGAGGGCTTCCTGGGCAGTTTCACTCAGCTGCAGTACGTCAGAATTGCCCACAATCAGCTCACTGACAAGGGGATCCCTCCCAACACCTTTAATGTGACAGGGCTGGTGGAGCTCGACCTGAGCTTCAATAAACTGGAGCGAATCCCTCCAGTGAGCACAACACTACTACATCTCTACCTGCAAGCCAACCAGATCAAAG AGTTCACTCTGGGTAGTTTCTGCAGCATTATGGATGTGACCAACTTCTCCAAACTGCAGACTCTGCGGCTGGACGGAAATGAGATCGGCCGCCAGGACATCCCTTCAGAGTCATCCGTCTGCCTGCGTCAGGCCTCCAGCATCGAGGTGTAA
- the LOC132977883 gene encoding olfactory receptor class A-like protein 4 codes for MIGLNMEENGDTELVGMGLRADVSPAQTAFYIILVIMGIMGNATVVAVIGKSVIMDRGGGRNSDIIIINMALSNLLVSVMRNTLLVISDMGIKLYSSKEWCQFLMGVWVWLRSVNVWSTLFLSAFHLQTLKRVAPSNGTLHVSRGPPKIILLSLGLIWLLNLFYSIPACIFSTNGNENSTETLMLVSSTTRPLLGCVWNFPSTNSGLLYATTSMIIHETIPIILMTFTNLGSLYTLHSHGRMRSSVEGVFVIKRVPAERRAAKVILALIMLFILSWGTSIISVNYFNYNRGSSAEFLLVVARFANIIFIAMSPIVLAVGHRRLRSFIKSALAL; via the exons ATGATTGGACTAAACATGGAGGAGAATGGAGACACGGAGCTTGTGGGGATGGGACTTCGTGCCGATGTGTCTCCTGCACAAACAGCTTTTTACATCATCCTGGTGATAATGGGCATTATGGGTAATGCCACAGTGGTTGCAGTGATTGGCAAGAGTGTAATAATGGACCGTGGAGGTGGACGTAACTcggacatcatcatcataaacaTGGCATTGTCTAACCTGCTGGTTTCTGTGATGAGGAACACACTGCTAGTCATCTCAGACATGGGAATCAAG CTGTACTCATCCAAAGAATGGTGTCAGTTCCTTATGGGTGTCTGGGTATGGCTGCGATCCGTCAATGTGTGGTCAACACTCTTTCTCAGTGCTTTCCATCTCCAGACATTAAAGCGTGTTGCTCCCTCTAATGGGACCCTCCATGTGTCCCGTGGCCCTCCTAAGATCATACTACTGAGTTTGGGCCTCATCTGGCTTCTCAACCTGTTTTACTCTATTCCTGCTTGTATCTTTTCCACTAATGGCAACGAGAACAGCACAGAG ACCCTGATGTTGGTAAGTAGCACAACACGCCCCCTGCTGGGCTGTGTGTGGAACTTTCCCTCCACCAACAGTGGCCTTCTCTATGCCACCACATCTATGATTATCCATGAAACAATTCCCATTATCCTAATGACCTTCACCAACCTTGGCTCCCTTTACACACTCCATAGTCATGGGAGGATGAGGAGTTCAGTGGAAGGTGTCTTTGTCATTAAGCGAGTGCCAGCTGAGAGACGAGCAGCCAAG GTGATTCTTGCTCTCatcatgctttttattttatcctgGGGAACCAGCATTATCTCTGTCAACTATTTCAACTACAACCGTGGCTCCTCAGCTGAGTTTCTTCTGGTCGTTGCTCGATTTGCCAACATTATTTTCATTGCCATGTCCCCTATTGTTCTGGCAGTCGGCCATCGTCGTCTACGTTCTTTCATCAAGTCTGCACTCGCCCTCTGA
- the fndc10 gene encoding uncharacterized protein fndc10: MRGIEMKPRQFLLAISALLLCTFHQTAGSSRSHRSSLASSKSLSTSSPSEVRGRIQLGTPPNWLKQTFIGSNYSNHSHKSRPSPKLKELTSQVNSFSFNTSRGNVTTVISKRSGRRPSQIPEEGESPLCAYRVIEGGIGGQLCFRNTLSGYKCRKADCRTVVSLGNLVANILINGSVLLQWTHGSESTITGQDIKTKETAAGPKSGENLGTDLTREGTLRLSSVFSGRRHKRGGYELSCWWNGSYTQFECAGVHLGSGCRDFLLTELHENIPYRICLRSLAHSDPVLIADQQRDCVEFTLPPSGMQDIVIAMTTVGGAICVMLVIICLLVAYITENIMSPTTQHTYSYRTHSHH, translated from the coding sequence ATGAGAGGGATTGAGATGAAACCCCGACAATTCCTGCTCGCCATATCGGCACTCCTGCTCTGCACATTTCACCAGACAGCTGGCTCCAGCAGATCTCATCGCAGCAGCTTAGCATCTTCAAAATCACTATCAACATCATCCCCATCAGAGGTGAGAGGCAGGATTCAATTGGGGACGCCCCCAAACTGGCTAAAACAGACTTTTATCGGCTCCAACTATAGCAATCACAGCCACAAAAGTAGGCCATCACCAAAACTTAAAGAGTTAACAAGCCAGGTGAATAGCTTTTCTTTCAACACCAGCAGAGGCAATGTTACTACTGTGATATCTAAGAGGTCTGGCAGGCGACCAAGCCAGATCCCCGAGGAAGGAGAGTCACCTTTGTGTGCCTACCGAGTGATCGAGGGAGGCATTGGGGGGCAGTTGTGTTTTAGAAACACATTGTCTGGGTACAAGTGTCGTAAGGCAGACTGCAGGACAGTGGTGTCTCTTGGGAATCTGGTGGCAAATATTCTTATCAATGGCAGTGTACTGTTACAGTGGACCCATGGGTCAGAATCCACAATTACTGGCCAGgatataaagacaaaagagaCTGCTGCTGGTCCAAAAAGCGGTGAGAATCTTGGAACCGATTTAACAAGAGAAGGAACTCTGAGGTTAAGTTCTGTTTTCAGTGGACGTCGGCACAAACGTGGAGGCTATGAACTAAGCTGCTGGTGGAATGGAAGCTATACCCAGTTTGAGTGTGCTGGTGTCCATCTTGGATCTGGCTGCAGGGACTTCCTCCTGACCGAGCTGCACGAGAACATCCCCTACCGCATCTGCTTGCGCTCCCTGGCCCACTCTGATCCAGTTTTGATAGCAGACCAGCAACGGGACTGTGTAGAGTTCACCCTACCACCTTCTGGGATGCAGGACATTGTGATCGCCATGACAACAGTTGGGGGAGCTATTTGTGTGATGCTGGTCATCATTTGCTTGCTAGTGGCATACATcacagaaaacatcatgagCCCCACAACACAGCATACATACTCGTACCGCACTCATTCGCACCACTGA
- the LOC132977882 gene encoding olfactory receptor class A-like protein 4, whose product MSEDLTVEAFLFGLLVFSGILGNILVIHVVLQSAVESPSGRLPPSDTILVHLSLANLLTSLFRTVPIFVSDLGLNVSLSPGWCRVFMLLWVWWRAVGCWVTLALSVFHCTTLRRQQVAFGPLVLQRERRRVWIVLALVWGANLAFSIPALVYSTHVHGNATVELMVISCTTRPLLGCVWEFPTIQQGSAFASTSLAFNEVLPLVLMVCTNLATLHALAKHIRAVTAGAEAGGTHGELDKHVATERKAAHVIMSLVSLFVVCWVLQVAAVTYYNHDGGHHAEGLLTVAHFSASLFVGFSPMVVALGHSKLRRRIMSMILGWSKVLNCHSELSDKGGTSSKTKGNQTIFIVQKEQKVIKVKEKVKSIK is encoded by the exons ATGTCAGAGGACCTCACTGTAGAAGCTTTTTTGTTTGGGCTATTGGTCTTTTCTGGCATCCTTGGAAACATCCTGGTTATCCATGTG GTGCTTCAGTCAGCTGTTGAAAGTCCTTCTGGGAGACTTCCTCCCTCTGACACTATTTTGGTGCATCTCTCTCTGGCCAACCTGCTAACCTCACTTTTCCGCACTGTGCCCATCTTTGTGTCTGACCTGGGCCTGAATGTGTCCCTGTCCCCGGGCTGGTGCCGTGTCTTCATGCTGCTGTGGGTATGGTGGCGAGCTGTGGGCTGTTGGGTGACTCTGGCTCTAAGCGTCTTCCATTGCACCACCCTGAGGCGACAGCAGGTGGCCTTTGGACCTTTGGTactgcagagggagaggaggcggGTATGGATCGTTCTAGCACTGGTGTGGGGGGCAAACCTGGCCTTCTCAATTCCAGCTCTGGTATACAGCACTCACGTTCATGGCAACGCCACTGTGGAGCTGATGGTGATCAGTTGCACCACCAGGCCTCTGCTGGGCTGTGTGTGGGAGTTTCCCACCATCCAGCAGGGCTCAGCCTTTGCCTCCACCTCACTGGCTTTTAATGAAGTGTTGCCACTGGTGCTAATGGTTTGTACCAACCTGGCTACACTTCATGCTCTCGCAAAACACATCCGAGCTGTAACCGCTGGTGCAGAGGCAGGGGGAACGCATGGTGAGCTGGACAAACATGTGGCCACTGAACGCAAAGCAGCTCATGTCATCATGTCTCTAGTGTCGCTCTTCGTGGTCTGCTGGGTGCTGCAGGTTGCTGCGGTGACTTACTACAACCACGATGGGGGACACCACGCTGAAGGGCTGCTGACTGTGGCCCACTTCTCTGCATCGCTATTCGTAGGATTCAGTCCCATGGTGGTGGCCCTCGGTCACAGCAAGCTGAGGAGGAGAATCATGAGTATGATACTGGGCTGGTCTAAAGTTCTTAATTGTCACAGTGAGTTGTCTGATAAGGGGGGCACATCCTCAAAGACTAAAGGAaatcaaaccatttttattGTTCAAAAAGAGCAAAAGGTCATAAAAGTGAAGGAAAAGGTCAAATCAATAAAGTGA
- the ssu72 gene encoding RNA polymerase II subunit A C-terminal domain phosphatase SSU72: MPSHPLRVAVVCSSNQNRSMEAHNILSKRGFDVRSFGTGSHVKLPGPAPDKPNVYDFKTTYVQMYNDLVRKDKELYTQNGILHMLDRNKRIKSKPERFQNCKDKFDLVITCEERVYDQVLEDLNSREQETLQPVHVINVDIQDNHEEATLGAFLICELCQCIQHTDDMENEIDELLQEFEEKSNRPFLHTVCFY; encoded by the exons ATGCCGAGCCACCCGCTGCGTGTGGCGGTCGTGTGCTCGAGCAACCAGAACCGCAGTATGGAAGCGCACAATATCCTCAG TAAACGTGGATTTGATGTACGATCATTTGGGACAGGGTCTCATGTGAAGCTACCCGGTCCTGCCCCGGATAAGCCAAATGTGTATGACTTCAAAACGACTTATGTACAGATGTACAACGATTTGGTCCGCAAGGACAAGGAACT ATACACACAGAACGGCATCCTGCACATGCTGGACCGCAACAAACGCATCAAATCAAAGCCAGAGCGATTCCAAAACTGCAAGGATAAGTTTGACCTGGTCATCACCTGTGAAGAGAGAGTCTATGACCAAGTACTGGAGG ATCTGAATTCAAGAGAGCAGGAGACTTTGCAGCCTGTGCACGTCATCAATGTAGACATTCAGGATAACCACGAGGAAGCCACGCTGGGCGCCTTCCTTATCTGTGAGCTGTGtcaatgt ATCCAGCACACCGACGACATGGAGAATGAAATCGACGAGCTCCTACAAGAGTTTGAGGAGAAGAGCAACAGGCCTTTTCTTCACACTGTCTGTTTCTACTGA